In Natranaerobius trueperi, a single window of DNA contains:
- a CDS encoding flagellar protein FlaG, translating to MKIEAESITRVQGLDNLDRSRSGGKMVENKMAEDELAPDKRREELNRDEVEKALEDFKELDKFVDKGFDFNIHEKTEEVWVEVIDRQNDEVIREIPPEKMLDIIAGIQEVAGLIVDEES from the coding sequence GTGAAAATTGAAGCGGAATCTATTACTAGGGTTCAAGGCCTGGATAACCTTGACCGGAGTAGATCTGGGGGCAAGATGGTTGAAAATAAGATGGCAGAAGATGAATTGGCTCCAGATAAGCGTAGAGAAGAGCTGAACCGGGATGAGGTTGAGAAAGCTTTGGAGGATTTTAAGGAACTAGATAAGTTTGTAGATAAGGGGTTTGATTTTAATATACATGAAAAAACAGAAGAGGTATGGGTAGAAGTAATAGATAGACAAAATGATGAAGTTATAAGAGAAATACCACCAGAGAAGATGCTAGATATTATAGCAGGAATACAAGAGGTTGCAGGATTAATAGTAGATGAAGAATCTTGA
- the fliD gene encoding flagellar filament capping protein FliD → MRLGGIATGFDTQGLIQQLMEVERQPIQRKQADIGEVEGKKDEWRDVNKMLSGLSDDLSSLSNRSTFQGMEASSSDDIVSVSADNNAQEGNYDVEIDQVAKRHRLGSTEAIEEPEEGRDGNLVLEVGEHRYTVEVSEEDSLNDVVEDINNGLIEKVEKEDEDGNLEEVDKDDIPVNASVIAGSYLQLEAEEPGKENEIEISDESSGDVLDWLNLEDEFDENGENKKIWQEAEDAKVHINNELVTIEESSNQIEIAEGVEVDISDLTSEDLEDGSVHTNVSVSKDLNSAREDVESFEESYNEIIGGLEEKTDVTVIDDEASDEESVESGALQGDTTINNIMRNMRTNVTEPVDVSAKDITIDGEEVDSLVPAQFGIEVGASMADGGFTGADASEISIDYDKLEEQMRNNPEAVEELFSGDDGIATRLDEYLDGVVYDSEPTAGQSHNRDHSVIENRLISKMGEVDRIEDRIESRERRMDQREDRLWSEFTRMEEGIMNLQAESQGMMQGMGDMMM, encoded by the coding sequence TTGCGATTAGGAGGTATAGCTACAGGATTTGACACACAAGGGTTGATACAACAACTCATGGAAGTTGAAAGACAACCTATACAAAGAAAACAAGCAGATATCGGTGAGGTTGAAGGTAAAAAAGATGAGTGGCGAGATGTAAATAAAATGTTATCTGGTCTAAGTGATGATCTATCTAGCTTATCAAATAGGAGTACCTTTCAAGGGATGGAAGCTAGTAGTAGTGATGATATAGTAAGTGTTTCAGCAGATAATAATGCACAAGAAGGAAATTATGATGTAGAAATAGATCAGGTTGCTAAAAGACATCGGTTAGGTTCAACTGAAGCAATTGAAGAGCCTGAAGAAGGAAGAGATGGTAACTTAGTTTTAGAAGTAGGTGAACATAGATATACTGTAGAGGTATCTGAAGAGGATTCACTTAATGATGTTGTAGAGGATATTAATAATGGGTTAATAGAAAAAGTAGAAAAAGAAGATGAAGATGGAAACTTAGAAGAAGTTGATAAAGATGATATACCTGTAAATGCTAGTGTGATTGCCGGAAGCTACTTACAGTTAGAAGCCGAAGAACCGGGTAAAGAGAATGAAATAGAAATTTCAGATGAGAGTAGTGGAGATGTGTTAGATTGGCTTAATCTAGAGGATGAATTCGATGAAAATGGTGAAAATAAAAAGATTTGGCAAGAAGCAGAAGATGCTAAGGTGCATATTAATAATGAACTTGTAACTATAGAAGAGTCTAGTAATCAGATAGAAATAGCTGAAGGTGTAGAGGTTGATATTTCTGATCTTACTAGTGAAGATTTAGAAGATGGTTCAGTTCACACTAATGTTTCTGTATCTAAAGATTTAAATAGTGCAAGAGAAGATGTAGAAAGTTTTGAAGAAAGTTATAATGAGATTATAGGTGGTTTAGAAGAAAAGACAGATGTAACTGTTATAGATGATGAAGCTTCAGATGAAGAGTCTGTTGAGTCTGGTGCTCTACAGGGTGATACTACTATTAATAATATTATGAGAAATATGAGAACTAATGTTACAGAACCTGTAGATGTAAGTGCTAAAGATATTACAATTGATGGTGAAGAGGTTGATTCTTTAGTTCCAGCTCAGTTTGGTATAGAAGTTGGAGCAAGTATGGCAGATGGTGGTTTTACTGGTGCTGATGCATCTGAAATATCAATTGATTATGATAAGTTAGAAGAACAGATGAGAAATAATCCTGAAGCTGTTGAAGAACTTTTTTCTGGTGATGATGGTATAGCTACTAGGCTAGATGAATACCTAGATGGTGTTGTATATGATAGTGAACCTACAGCTGGGCAATCACATAATAGAGATCATTCTGTGATTGAAAATAGGTTGATCTCTAAAATGGGTGAAGTTGATAGAATAGAAGATAGGATTGAAAGTAGAGAAAGACGTATGGACCAAAGAGAAGATAGGCTATGGTCTGAGTTTACTCGAATGGAAGAAGGTATAATGAACCTTCAGGCAGAGTCACAAGGTATGATGCAAGGTATGGGAGATATGATGATGTAG
- a CDS encoding P1 family peptidase — MKKCHITDIENIKIGQIEDREAVTGVTVIYSENGMTASADIRGGAPGTRETDLLRPENLVDKVHGVFLAGGSAYGLDVATGIMNYLEEIDIGFDTGVCKVPIVTGAILFDLNIGNPKIRPDANMGYQATKKASNTPIKEGNFGCGMGATLGKFMGDSYTMKSGIGSSSFKLGDLIVGSIVAVNPFGEVFDPNTGTTIAGAYDRKSQKLQSLEKAFSSIYSDPFSTNTTIGTIITNADISKANAKKISEMAHSGISRTIRPSHTMVDGDSLFTLATNEVEADINLIGHMASKSVENAILQGVKTAESICNYPSYKDIW; from the coding sequence ATAGAAGACAGAGAAGCTGTTACTGGTGTTACTGTCATCTATTCAGAAAATGGCATGACAGCAAGTGCTGACATTCGAGGTGGTGCACCTGGTACAAGAGAAACCGATCTACTTCGCCCTGAAAATTTAGTTGATAAAGTTCATGGTGTATTTTTAGCAGGTGGTAGTGCTTATGGTCTAGATGTAGCAACTGGTATTATGAACTATCTTGAAGAAATAGATATAGGGTTTGATACCGGTGTTTGTAAAGTACCCATAGTAACTGGTGCCATATTATTTGACCTAAACATAGGTAACCCCAAAATAAGACCTGATGCTAATATGGGTTATCAAGCTACTAAAAAAGCTAGTAATACACCTATAAAAGAGGGTAACTTTGGTTGTGGTATGGGTGCTACCCTTGGTAAATTTATGGGTGATAGCTATACCATGAAAAGTGGTATAGGCAGTTCTTCTTTTAAACTTGGTGATCTAATAGTAGGAAGTATAGTAGCAGTTAACCCCTTTGGTGAAGTTTTTGACCCAAATACAGGTACTACCATAGCTGGTGCTTATGATAGAAAAAGTCAAAAACTACAATCACTAGAAAAAGCTTTTAGTTCAATATATAGTGATCCTTTTTCTACAAACACCACTATTGGTACAATTATCACAAATGCAGATATCTCAAAAGCAAATGCTAAAAAAATATCAGAAATGGCCCATAGTGGTATCTCTAGAACTATTAGGCCTTCACATACCATGGTAGATGGTGATTCTTTATTTACCCTTGCTACAAATGAGGTAGAAGCTGATATCAACTTAATTGGTCATATGGCATCTAAATCAGTTGAAAATGCTATCTTACAAGGAGTAAAAACAGCTGAATCTATCTGTAATTATCCATCATATAAGGATATCTGGTAA
- the fliS gene encoding flagellar export chaperone FliS codes for MYGQNPYNNYKETQIKTASSEKLLLMLFDGGLKFLKQAKEHINKKEMKDANYKLKRAQAIVTELMNSLDTKQGEVATNLLRLYDFMLNELVQANIKKDTEKIDYVMKMMREMRQTFDEASKKAGASKGVKTQAGGISGKA; via the coding sequence TTGTACGGACAGAATCCTTACAACAACTACAAAGAAACACAAATTAAGACTGCAAGCTCTGAAAAGCTTCTATTGATGCTTTTCGATGGGGGACTCAAATTTTTAAAGCAAGCAAAGGAACATATAAATAAAAAGGAAATGAAGGATGCTAATTATAAGCTAAAGAGAGCTCAAGCTATTGTAACTGAGCTTATGAACTCTTTAGATACTAAACAAGGTGAAGTAGCTACTAATTTACTTAGGTTATATGATTTTATGTTAAATGAACTTGTTCAAGCTAACATAAAAAAGGATACTGAAAAGATTGATTATGTGATGAAGATGATGAGAGAAATGAGACAAACTTTTGATGAAGCTTCTAAAAAAGCAGGGGCTAGTAAAGGTGTTAAAACACAGGCAGGTGGCATAAGTGGAAAAGCTTAA
- the flgL gene encoding flagellar hook-associated protein FlgL: protein MRVTNKMMSDNMLRNVNSNLRKMNHTQEKLSTGKSIHRPSDDPAGIARALGMRTEEGELAKYQQNIDDADSWLTSTDSALSEVNDVLQRVRELTVYGASDSLDQGSRDALAEEVGELKGHLVEVSNSDFNQKHIFGGHNTTEKPFELIEDADGNTGVTYNGNEGDLKVDISSDVTVNKNLTGTDVFGEEFPEDEDDIENQDNMFQTLENIYQDLKDGDTDSLSNDRLGEIDGWIDKNLENQAEVGARQNRLEMSKNRLQEIEHLTKEELSEVEDADMAETIMELKNQENVHRMALSAGARIIQPTLMDFLQ from the coding sequence ATGCGGGTTACAAATAAAATGATGTCAGATAATATGCTTAGAAATGTAAACTCTAACTTAAGAAAAATGAATCATACACAAGAAAAACTCTCAACTGGTAAGAGTATCCACAGACCTTCTGATGACCCTGCAGGGATTGCACGTGCTTTGGGTATGAGAACAGAAGAAGGTGAACTAGCAAAATATCAGCAAAATATAGACGATGCAGATTCTTGGTTAACTAGTACTGATTCAGCTTTAAGTGAAGTAAATGACGTTCTTCAAAGAGTTAGAGAACTTACTGTATACGGTGCAAGTGATAGTTTAGATCAAGGATCTAGAGATGCTCTAGCTGAAGAAGTAGGTGAATTAAAGGGTCATTTAGTTGAAGTCTCTAATAGTGATTTTAATCAAAAGCATATTTTCGGTGGTCATAATACCACTGAAAAACCTTTTGAATTAATTGAAGATGCAGATGGTAACACTGGTGTTACATATAACGGCAATGAAGGTGATTTAAAAGTTGATATTAGTTCTGATGTAACAGTTAATAAAAACTTAACTGGAACTGATGTATTTGGTGAAGAATTTCCGGAAGACGAAGATGATATAGAAAATCAAGATAATATGTTTCAAACTTTAGAAAATATCTATCAGGATTTAAAAGATGGTGATACTGATTCACTTTCTAATGATAGATTAGGTGAAATTGATGGGTGGATAGATAAAAACCTAGAAAACCAAGCTGAAGTAGGGGCTAGACAAAATAGACTAGAGATGAGTAAAAACAGACTACAAGAAATTGAACACCTAACTAAAGAAGAGCTTTCTGAAGTAGAAGATGCTGATATGGCAGAAACTATTATGGAGCTAAAAAACCAAGAAAATGTACATAGAATGGCACTATCTGCTGGTGCAAGAATTATCCAGCCCACACTGATGGATTTTCTTCAGTAA
- the fliD gene encoding flagellar filament capping protein FliD: MRLGGIVSGFDTQGLIDELMSIEKRPIKRIEDDIDKIEDTKEEWREVNKSIQSLIENVSSLQDEDTYLSMDASASEDGIEVKAGKNALERSYDLEVMEVSRAHRIASGEIVEFSSIDDRDELELGIVGDLEIKISGETFTFEIKEEDTLQDVVDKINNSENKEEEDVAVEAEIMGDRLILQAKNTGSNNQIEIGGDETVYGLDGLNLKNEDGFVNELEEGKNAEFTINGLYFENESNSIDDIITDVTIDISEAEIGEARVSISMDESKAVETLEGFVDKFNEVYSGLLDKSRVTVTDDEVDSGSLQGDSLIRNVTRNIRTMITDPVDGFIVSEIGLEIDRYGEMSFDKDTFTDKLTEDSSRVYEGLDEIASRVIDYLEGISYEEGARDGVKRKTSIGNRKLNLDNQIDRNEGRIESLERRLERREDNLWRQYSRMEQAMSQVFSESNWLYHQFMN, from the coding sequence ATGAGGCTTGGCGGAATTGTATCTGGGTTTGATACTCAAGGTTTAATAGATGAACTTATGAGTATTGAAAAAAGGCCAATTAAAAGAATTGAGGATGATATTGATAAGATTGAAGATACAAAGGAAGAATGGAGAGAGGTAAATAAGTCAATTCAGTCTTTAATAGAAAATGTATCTTCTTTACAGGATGAAGATACATACTTATCTATGGATGCTAGTGCATCTGAAGATGGTATCGAAGTAAAAGCAGGTAAAAATGCTTTAGAAAGAAGCTATGATCTAGAAGTGATGGAGGTTTCGAGAGCACATAGAATTGCTTCTGGTGAAATAGTAGAGTTTTCTAGTATAGATGATAGAGATGAACTTGAGTTAGGTATCGTAGGAGATCTTGAGATAAAGATTTCGGGTGAGACATTTACTTTTGAAATTAAAGAAGAGGATACTTTACAAGATGTTGTAGATAAGATAAATAATAGTGAAAATAAGGAAGAAGAGGACGTAGCTGTTGAAGCTGAAATTATGGGTGATAGGTTAATACTACAAGCAAAAAATACTGGTTCTAATAATCAAATAGAAATAGGTGGAGATGAAACAGTTTATGGACTAGATGGACTTAATTTAAAAAACGAAGATGGTTTTGTAAATGAACTAGAAGAGGGTAAAAATGCTGAGTTTACTATAAATGGGTTATATTTTGAAAATGAAAGTAACAGTATTGATGATATTATTACTGATGTAACTATAGATATAAGTGAAGCTGAAATTGGTGAAGCTAGAGTTTCAATTAGTATGGATGAAAGTAAAGCTGTTGAAACTTTAGAAGGGTTTGTAGATAAATTTAATGAGGTATATAGTGGTCTTTTGGATAAAAGTAGGGTGACGGTTACTGATGATGAAGTAGATAGTGGATCATTACAAGGAGATAGCCTTATAAGAAATGTTACTAGAAATATTAGAACTATGATAACTGATCCAGTTGATGGATTTATAGTGAGTGAAATAGGTTTAGAGATAGATAGGTATGGAGAGATGAGTTTTGATAAAGATACATTTACTGACAAGTTAACTGAAGATTCTAGTAGGGTATATGAAGGATTAGATGAAATAGCTAGTAGAGTAATAGATTATCTAGAAGGTATCAGCTATGAAGAAGGGGCAAGGGATGGTGTAAAAAGAAAAACATCTATAGGTAATAGAAAACTAAATTTAGATAATCAAATAGATAGAAATGAAGGGAGAATAGAAAGCCTTGAAAGAAGGCTAGAAAGAAGAGAGGACAATCTTTGGAGACAGTATTCTAGAATGGAACAAGCTATGTCACAGGTATTTAGTGAAAGTAATTGGTTATATCATCAGTTTATGAACTAA
- the hpf gene encoding ribosome hibernation-promoting factor, HPF/YfiA family, producing the protein MRLTISGKNIDVTNALKEHIQKKFTKLDRHFDDSVEAQVTLSVIKDSHNVEATVFLNGGILLRGEESTGDMYASIDEVVEKVERQVKKHKTRINRKLRQTGGDHLLKETESSVEESDDPKIVKTKRFAIKPMSPEEAVLQMELIGHDFFVFRNAETEEVNVVYKRKDGDYGQIEPEV; encoded by the coding sequence ATGAGACTTACGATCAGTGGAAAGAATATTGATGTAACAAATGCATTAAAGGAGCATATTCAAAAGAAATTTACTAAGCTTGATAGGCATTTTGATGATTCAGTAGAAGCCCAGGTCACCTTGAGTGTAATTAAAGACTCGCATAATGTTGAAGCAACAGTATTTTTAAATGGTGGTATTTTACTTCGAGGTGAAGAAAGTACCGGTGACATGTATGCATCAATTGACGAAGTAGTTGAAAAGGTTGAGCGCCAAGTTAAAAAACATAAAACTAGAATAAATCGTAAATTACGCCAAACTGGTGGGGATCATTTATTAAAAGAGACAGAAAGTTCTGTCGAAGAATCAGATGATCCGAAAATTGTAAAAACTAAAAGGTTTGCTATTAAACCAATGTCTCCTGAAGAAGCAGTACTTCAAATGGAACTTATCGGTCACGATTTCTTTGTATTTAGAAATGCTGAGACTGAAGAAGTTAATGTGGTATACAAAAGAAAAGATGGTGATTATGGTCAAATAGAACCAGAAGTGTAA
- a CDS encoding flagellin produces the protein MRINTNVEALNAHRNLSQTNNNMQKNLERLSSGQRINRAADDAAGLSISEKMRGQVSGLNQAVSNAQDSISMIQTAEGALEESHNILQRMRELAVQSANDTNIDDDRGAIQDEMDQLAEELGRISETTEFNTQELVDGSFEGTFHIGANEGQNIDLEIGDMSADALGVAGDGGASFTTSIEEDIRDIDEEALGLEEGEQELNVVEIDNVTTADGEVTANYGLENEDGDIVAVSQNGSEYEFLEEATDVDNISQAEIVGTSDDAGIEFDDPVTSGTVSMDADSDFENVDFEGTARVDMENGLDSGEYTVIEEDFGDHFDFPDVDEDSAFDTIEQGLINEDGDLVAVSFNNDDIDGTTPFSDAPEGFFNVEDIDWEVDSDLDNGTAGDLDAAIEDADPIFDMNTELEADEVIEIRGDGGIDVSTQDSADSAISDIDEALDTVSEQRSELGALQNRLEHTINNLSVASENLEAAESRIRDVDMAEEMMDFSTQQVLEEAGTAMMAQANMQPQSVLQLLQ, from the coding sequence ATGAGAATTAACACAAACGTTGAAGCGTTGAACGCTCACCGTAACTTATCACAAACTAACAACAACATGCAAAAGAACTTAGAAAGACTTTCAAGTGGACAAAGAATCAACAGAGCTGCTGATGATGCTGCAGGTCTATCCATTTCAGAGAAAATGCGTGGACAGGTTAGCGGACTTAATCAAGCAGTAAGTAATGCTCAGGACAGTATCAGCATGATCCAAACTGCAGAAGGTGCACTAGAAGAGTCTCACAACATCTTACAAAGAATGAGAGAACTAGCTGTTCAGTCAGCTAACGACACTAACATTGATGATGATCGTGGTGCGATTCAGGATGAAATGGATCAGTTAGCTGAAGAACTTGGAAGAATTTCAGAAACTACTGAATTTAACACCCAAGAACTAGTAGATGGAAGCTTTGAAGGTACTTTCCACATAGGTGCTAACGAAGGTCAAAATATTGACCTAGAAATTGGTGATATGAGTGCAGATGCACTAGGAGTAGCTGGAGATGGTGGTGCAAGTTTCACTACTAGCATTGAAGAAGATATAAGGGATATTGATGAAGAGGCACTTGGCTTGGAAGAAGGCGAACAAGAACTTAATGTAGTTGAAATTGATAATGTTACTACTGCTGATGGTGAAGTAACAGCTAATTATGGTTTGGAAAATGAAGATGGTGATATTGTAGCTGTAAGTCAAAATGGTAGTGAATATGAATTTTTAGAGGAAGCTACTGATGTAGATAATATTTCTCAGGCAGAAATAGTAGGAACTAGTGATGACGCTGGTATTGAATTTGACGATCCTGTAACATCAGGCACGGTATCGATGGATGCAGATTCTGACTTTGAAAATGTTGATTTTGAAGGAACAGCAAGAGTTGATATGGAAAATGGTTTAGACTCCGGAGAGTATACAGTAATTGAAGAAGACTTTGGAGATCACTTTGATTTTCCTGATGTAGATGAAGATAGTGCGTTTGATACTATTGAACAAGGCTTAATAAATGAGGATGGAGACTTAGTTGCTGTAAGTTTCAACAATGATGACATAGATGGTACTACTCCATTTTCTGACGCCCCAGAAGGGTTTTTCAATGTAGAAGACATAGATTGGGAGGTTGACTCAGATCTGGACAATGGTACGGCAGGTGATCTAGATGCCGCCATTGAAGATGCAGATCCTATTTTTGATATGAATACTGAATTGGAAGCAGATGAAGTAATAGAAATTCGGGGAGATGGAGGAATCGATGTATCAACTCAAGATTCTGCAGACTCAGCTATTTCAGATATTGACGAAGCACTAGACACAGTTTCTGAACAGCGTTCAGAGCTTGGTGCTTTACAGAACAGATTAGAGCACACTATTAATAACTTAAGTGTAGCTTCAGAGAACTTAGAAGCTGCTGAATCTAGAATTAGAGATGTTGATATGGCAGAAGAAATGATGGACTTCTCAACTCAGCAGGTGCTTGAAGAAGCTGGTACAGCTATGATGGCACAGGCTAACATGCAGCCACAGTCAGTACTTCAGCTATTACAATAA
- a CDS encoding DUF6470 family protein: MINNNLQIDFNFGKLNLNSTPMKSEIDASRRDYQIEEQDSQLSLSKEFSEVEIDYTQTLEDLGYYGLVRVREQSANEGMQTALETIGRIASFGDQLQQIENEGNPLIDQVLQEIWPEKELNLGLVPENPPDINFVEGGVNTDYTPGDVQVDLEDIAKRAYIESGSLNIDVNPKPHIDIRVE, translated from the coding sequence ATGATAAATAATAATCTACAAATTGATTTTAATTTTGGAAAACTTAATCTTAACTCTACTCCTATGAAATCTGAAATAGATGCTAGTAGAAGAGACTATCAAATCGAAGAACAAGATAGTCAACTTTCGTTATCTAAAGAATTTTCCGAGGTAGAGATTGACTATACTCAAACCTTAGAAGATTTGGGTTATTATGGATTAGTTAGGGTTAGAGAACAGTCAGCTAATGAAGGTATGCAAACTGCTCTTGAAACTATCGGGCGTATAGCTTCATTTGGAGACCAATTACAACAAATAGAAAATGAAGGTAACCCTTTAATAGATCAGGTATTACAAGAAATCTGGCCTGAAAAGGAACTAAATCTTGGTTTAGTTCCTGAAAATCCACCTGATATTAACTTTGTTGAAGGTGGTGTTAATACTGACTATACACCTGGTGATGTACAGGTTGATCTAGAAGATATAGCTAAAAGAGCTTATATAGAGTCAGGTTCTTTAAACATTGATGTTAACCCAAAACCTCATATTGATATTAGGGTAGAATAA
- the fliW gene encoding flagellar assembly protein FliW: protein MKINSPLGEIEIDDQKVITFPNGLIGFSDHKRYLLLEGEEGTPFWYLQSVENEALFFVLIDPNQFFNDYQIDIHKNELASIDLEDSSSAVVLTLVTVPDDINKATANLKGPLIINPDRRLGKQIVLHPSPYGTKHPLFSETKTRGAV from the coding sequence ATGAAAATTAACAGTCCCTTAGGGGAGATTGAAATAGATGATCAGAAAGTAATTACTTTTCCAAACGGTTTAATTGGTTTTTCAGACCATAAGCGTTATCTTCTTTTAGAAGGAGAAGAGGGTACTCCTTTTTGGTACCTTCAATCAGTTGAAAATGAAGCACTATTCTTTGTGTTAATTGATCCAAATCAGTTTTTTAATGATTATCAAATAGATATACATAAAAATGAACTAGCTTCTATAGATCTAGAAGATAGTTCTAGTGCAGTAGTGTTAACTTTAGTTACAGTACCAGATGATATTAATAAAGCTACTGCTAACTTAAAAGGACCTCTTATCATAAACCCAGATAGAAGGTTAGGTAAACAGATAGTTTTACATCCTTCACCTTATGGTACTAAACACCCTCTCTTTAGTGAAACCAAAACGCGAGGTGCAGTCTAA
- the csrA gene encoding carbon storage regulator CsrA has product MLVLTRKANESIMLGDDIELTVVAIEGDRVKVGIKAPKDVEIYRSEVYQKIQKENLEASKVSGNMLGKLTEAFKNNKE; this is encoded by the coding sequence ATGCTAGTACTAACTAGAAAAGCTAATGAATCCATCATGTTAGGTGATGACATAGAGCTTACTGTAGTAGCTATAGAGGGTGACCGGGTTAAGGTAGGTATTAAAGCACCTAAGGATGTAGAGATCTATAGGTCTGAGGTTTATCAAAAGATACAAAAAGAGAACTTAGAAGCATCTAAGGTGTCAGGTAATATGTTAGGTAAGCTTACTGAAGCTTTTAAAAATAACAAAGAATAA
- a CDS encoding cold shock domain-containing protein — MQGTVKWFNADRGYGFIERSEGDDVFVHYSAIQEEGFKTLEDGQNVEFEIVEGPRGPQAANVVKL; from the coding sequence ATGCAAGGTACAGTTAAGTGGTTTAATGCAGACAGAGGTTATGGATTTATTGAGAGAAGTGAAGGTGACGATGTATTCGTACACTACAGTGCTATCCAAGAAGAAGGATTTAAAACTCTAGAGGATGGCCAAAATGTTGAATTTGAAATCGTGGAAGGCCCAAGAGGTCCACAAGCGGCTAATGTAGTGAAGTTATAA
- a CDS encoding HD domain-containing phosphohydrolase — protein sequence MEYSKFERLQQKYVKELFNILPDGVVLVDENNIVIDANPKFLEMFKYEKGELIGQPLDMMISNDINFDEADSLTSMVKNNQLVKRDSKRCTKFKELLDVFITAMPLTLDNQVVGGIGIYKDITAKERADFLANRDPLTGIYNRRYAEKEINRLEKEDKYPISFILGDINDLKLVNDTLGIEEGNRVLKRTVEIMDDVLAKKGIISRWSGDEFLIILEDIDEYYAQNIMKQLREAFKKGKYNDEYPLNLAFGYATVTGNNRSIRESLSEADTRMNRQKLLESHQFKGASMEFLKRIMPEKGAETLEHTDRMKEICRLFGQALDLSESVMDELLLLASLHDIGKISVSEKILIKKGSLTEEEWEEIKKHPEAGYRMVKSSQELSTISEGVLYHHERYDGKGYPSGIKGKEIPLLARVIAIVDAFEVMTRGRPYKGPVSKEEALDELMRCAGTQFDPELVKLFINEINQHN from the coding sequence TTGGAATATAGCAAGTTTGAAAGATTACAACAAAAATATGTTAAAGAGCTATTTAATATTTTACCAGATGGTGTTGTACTAGTTGATGAAAATAATATTGTTATTGATGCAAATCCCAAGTTTTTAGAGATGTTTAAATATGAAAAAGGTGAATTAATTGGACAACCTTTAGATATGATGATATCTAATGATATAAACTTTGATGAAGCTGATAGTCTAACTAGTATGGTAAAAAATAATCAATTAGTTAAAAGAGATAGTAAGAGATGTACTAAGTTTAAAGAATTATTAGATGTCTTTATTACTGCTATGCCACTAACTCTTGATAATCAAGTTGTTGGTGGTATTGGTATCTATAAGGATATTACAGCTAAAGAGAGAGCTGATTTTTTAGCTAATAGAGATCCGTTAACTGGTATATATAATAGAAGGTATGCTGAAAAAGAAATAAATAGATTAGAAAAAGAAGATAAGTATCCAATAAGTTTTATATTAGGTGATATAAATGACCTTAAGTTAGTTAATGATACTTTAGGTATTGAAGAAGGAAATAGAGTACTTAAAAGAACAGTTGAAATTATGGATGATGTATTAGCTAAAAAAGGAATTATTTCTAGATGGAGTGGAGATGAGTTTTTAATCATCTTAGAAGATATTGATGAATACTATGCACAAAATATTATGAAACAACTTAGAGAAGCTTTTAAAAAAGGTAAGTATAATGATGAGTATCCACTAAACTTAGCTTTTGGTTATGCTACTGTTACAGGTAACAATAGATCTATTAGAGAATCATTAAGTGAAGCTGATACTAGAATGAATAGACAAAAACTACTTGAGAGCCATCAGTTTAAAGGTGCTTCTATGGAATTTCTAAAAAGAATTATGCCAGAAAAAGGTGCAGAAACCTTAGAACATACTGATCGGATGAAAGAGATTTGTAGATTATTTGGACAAGCTCTAGATCTCTCTGAAAGTGTTATGGATGAGCTATTATTACTCGCATCTTTACATGATATTGGTAAGATATCAGTATCAGAAAAGATACTCATAAAAAAAGGGTCATTAACTGAAGAAGAATGGGAAGAGATTAAAAAACACCCTGAAGCTGGGTATAGAATGGTTAAATCATCACAAGAGTTAAGTACTATATCAGAGGGTGTTTTATATCATCATGAAAGATATGATGGTAAGGGTTATCCTAGTGGAATAAAAGGAAAAGAGATACCTTTACTTGCAAGGGTAATAGCGATTGTAGATGCTTTTGAAGTGATGACTAGGGGTCGCCCCTATAAAGGGCCTGTTAGTAAAGAAGAAGCATTAGATGAACTTATGCGTTGTGCTGGGACTCAATTTGATCCAGAGTTAGTAAAGTTGTTTATAAATGAGATAAATCAACATAATTGA